A single region of the Candidatus Sungiibacteriota bacterium genome encodes:
- a CDS encoding GIY-YIG nuclease family protein: protein MYAERVLLHVSIRNKSYVLRSQRNSRWYVGFTMDLRKRFKEHNEGKYNSWTKGRGPSELIYYEAYRNKADAQSREKQLKSGQGRAYLKQRVKRFLTLSG, encoded by the coding sequence ATGTATGCGGAACGCGTCTTACTGCATGTTTCCATACGTAATAAATCCTATGTATTACGCAGCCAAAGAAATAGCAGATGGTATGTCGGTTTTACGATGGATTTACGGAAGCGCTTTAAAGAACACAATGAGGGTAAATATAATTCTTGGACAAAAGGTCGAGGTCCATCTGAGTTGATATACTATGAAGCGTATAGAAATAAAGCCGATGCTCAGTCAAGAGAAAAACAGCTTAAATCAGGTCAAGGAAGGGCTTATCTTAAACAAAGAGTAAAGCGCTTCCTAACACTATCGGGATGA
- a CDS encoding helix-turn-helix domain-containing protein, with amino-acid sequence MMKNFMPPKHSKDQETLGERLRKRREALGFTLKDVADEIQTAQKHVTALEEDSYDVFPAKVYALGFFKKILNLFGTENKEDWIKEFNTEWEIRMFRKDKTIAPLPENRGDGPYLTPARFGLLIGGMGLLIFLLFLVSQLQNFVGIPKLKVEEPGNQALLEVPMVRVRGSTEKEGRLTVNGRELRVDERGNFDETLELAAGLNALEFQTENRFGKVQKEVRYVIVK; translated from the coding sequence ATGATGAAGAATTTTATGCCTCCTAAACACTCCAAAGACCAAGAAACGTTGGGTGAACGTTTGCGCAAACGTCGGGAAGCTTTGGGATTCACGCTGAAGGATGTAGCTGACGAAATACAAACCGCACAAAAACACGTTACGGCCCTGGAGGAAGACAGCTATGATGTCTTTCCGGCCAAGGTTTATGCTCTAGGATTTTTTAAAAAAATCCTTAATCTTTTCGGAACAGAAAACAAAGAAGATTGGATAAAAGAATTCAACACGGAGTGGGAGATAAGGATGTTTAGAAAAGATAAAACAATCGCCCCATTACCAGAAAATAGGGGAGACGGCCCGTATCTCACTCCGGCGCGATTTGGCCTTCTGATCGGCGGTATGGGCCTGCTTATATTTTTACTTTTTCTAGTGTCCCAACTTCAAAACTTTGTGGGTATACCCAAACTTAAGGTGGAGGAGCCGGGCAATCAGGCGTTATTAGAAGTACCCATGGTTCGCGTAAGGGGCAGCACAGAGAAGGAGGGTCGTTTGACAGTAAACGGTCGTGAGCTTAGGGTGGACGAACGGGGCAATTTTGATGAAACTTTGGAGTTAGCGGCAGGCCTTAATGCTCTTGAGTTCCAAACCGAAAACAGGTTTGGGAAAGTACAAAAAGAGGTGAGATACGTTATAGTAAAATAA